CGCTTGGCGATCGTCGACGGCATCAAGTACGAATGACTCGGCGACGAGCAGTACTACGCCCAGGAGTTATTCGCGCAGGAGGAACTGACCGGCTAGCTGAAGAGCATGGTCCCGGTGGCGAAGTGCGTCTACGACCATGTCGTCTATCAGTCCGAAACCGAGCGGTCATTCGCTCAACAGTTGGAGAAGAACGAGGCGATCAAGGTCTACGCTAAGCTGCCGATTTGGTTCAAAGTGCCGACGCCGCTCGGGACGTACAATCCGGACTGGGCGGTGCTGATAGAGAAGGACGGCACCGAGCGACTCTACTTCGTCGTGGAGACGAAGAGCAGCCTGTTCGACGACGACCTCCGCGACCGCGAAGGGGCAAAGATCGAATGCGGAACTCAACACTTCAACTGCCTCGCAGCGGCCGGCACGGACAACCCGGCCAAGTTCAAGCGTGCGTCTAAGGTCGAGGATTTGTTTGCCTAGTGGGTTCCGATCGCTTGGGTGCGTCGCTTTTTGAAAGGTCGGTCGTGGCGAAGGAGCGTGCCGGGTCTCGGCCCAGGGGTTTCTGCGTTGCGTTAAGATCCTTATTTGCAATGCGACCGAGGACGCTTTCCACGACCTCTTTCAGCAGTCGCTCGGCACCGTAGTTCGACAGATGGTCGTCGTCGCAATAGAGCGATCGGCCGGTCTCGACGACCCGGGAGCGGCCCGCGTCGTCGAACATGTGGCGTGAGGTGTCGATGAGCTCCACGCGCAGCTTGTCGTAGGTCGGTAAGCGCGCGAATAGGCCACTCTCGGTCTTCGCTTGAAATTCGTATTGCTCCAATGAAACTCCGGATACTTCGGCGATTGCCGGAAACCGCGCCACGGAATAGATCTGCTGGTTGATTCCTTCGCCCGACGGCTGACGAGGAACTTGCCGGAACAGGAACAATCGTTCCACTCCCGCCGCTTCCAACGCCGAAAGGGTCGACGAGAGTTGCGCCGCGGATTCGTCGATTCGATCTGGCCTTTTATAATGATCCCATCGGCAAACGAGACAGACGTTCTTCACGCGTTCACGTTGGACGAGATCCAACAGCAAAGCGATTCTCTTTTTCGCCTCCTGATTGACATACCAAAGCCGGATGCTATTCCGCGCGATGATCGTGCCTCGTAGATTCCGTCGTTCAGCCACCTGATGAAACAATTCGGATAACGCCACGGCATGGCTGTCGCCGAACAGGATAAAGTCGAGCTTGGCCGAGGCATTATCCGGGCGACCGAGAAGCGGCAGCCCCTGTGTTCGCAATTCGTCGAGCGTCAGGTCGTAGCGAAAGTTCGTCGTCTCCAGATCCGAAACGAGCGGCCTCAGGTTTGCGGGGATTCTTTCCGGATACCCGCCTGAGATCCAAAAGAAAATCGAAACTCCGATCAGGACACATTGAACTAACAACACTCCCCCGAAAAACCTGCGCGACGAAGAAGCGAGAGTAGGATATCGAAATCGTTCTTCGACGAAACGCCACGACAGCACTCCGAGCACGAAGGAAATCAACAGCGTCAGCGCTTGCACACGCCAACCTTTAACTTCACCCAACAAGCAGACGGTATACGCCATGACGGGCCAATGCCACAGATAGAGGGAATAAGAGATTCGGCCGATAAACACGAGCGGCGCGAGCGAAAGGATACGGCCGACGGACGTCGAGCGCGGCAGGCTAAAGTAAATAAACGCCGCGGCACCGAACACCGGTAATGTCGCGGCCGATCCCGGCATAAGCGTGGTTTTATCGTAAAGGCATACGGCCGCGACGATCGCGAGAATGCCCGACCAAGCGACTATCTCTCCGACCACAGGCGGCAGGCGATTCGGCCTCGGCAATAGCGCGAGGTAACTCCCGATGAGTAGCTCCCAAGTCCTCGTCGGAAGCGAGTAGAACGCCGCGTTCGGATGGCCCGGCG
This region of Planctomycetia bacterium genomic DNA includes:
- a CDS encoding acyltransferase — its product is MSSPTHSYRPEIDGLRALSVIVVLLFHANIGCPGGFAGVDVFFTISGYLITGLIMKDLDAGQFSFLRFWERRTRRIFPALAVMVAVSLAVGFYLLIPTKLVRLGKSSVAQGLLAANFYFWQGESYFADSTSQKPLLHTWSLAVEEQFYLLFPLVLWVLMRWGRAWVLPLTAVAAGASLVGSILLTPGHPNAAFYSLPTRTWELLIGSYLALLPRPNRLPPVVGEIVAWSGILAIVAAVCLYDKTTLMPGSAATLPVFGAAAFIYFSLPRSTSVGRILSLAPLVFIGRISYSLYLWHWPVMAYTVCLLGEVKGWRVQALTLLISFVLGVLSWRFVEERFRYPTLASSSRRFFGGVLLVQCVLIGVSIFFWISGGYPERIPANLRPLVSDLETTNFRYDLTLDELRTQGLPLLGRPDNASAKLDFILFGDSHAVALSELFHQVAERRNLRGTIIARNSIRLWYVNQEAKKRIALLLDLVQRERVKNVCLVCRWDHYKRPDRIDESAAQLSSTLSALEAAGVERLFLFRQVPRQPSGEGINQQIYSVARFPAIAEVSGVSLEQYEFQAKTESGLFARLPTYDKLRVELIDTSRHMFDDAGRSRVVETGRSLYCDDDHLSNYGAERLLKEVVESVLGRIANKDLNATQKPLGRDPARSFATTDLSKSDAPKRSEPTRQTNPRP